From a single Candidatus Zixiibacteriota bacterium genomic region:
- a CDS encoding glutaredoxin family protein, producing MTKPIGLTFYTKPDCPLCEDAERLLEEAMGQWNLVVRRYNIRTDPSVYATYKDRIPVLRFDSGPAIEAPITWQALVTALRSMGVTG from the coding sequence ATGACCAAACCCATCGGATTGACATTCTACACCAAGCCCGATTGCCCGCTGTGCGAGGACGCCGAGCGGCTGTTGGAGGAGGCGATGGGTCAGTGGAATCTCGTGGTCCGCCGATATAACATCCGGACCGACCCGTCGGTCTACGCAACATACAAAGACCGCATTCCGGTTCTGCGCTTCGATTCCGGTCCGGCGATTGAGGCGCCCATCACCTGGCAGGCGCTCGTGACGGCTCTGCGGTCGATGGGGGTCACCGGATGA
- a CDS encoding TGS domain-containing protein, with the protein MPANLPPQYVKIEEEYRREREPRRRLELLQMMLREIPKHKGTDHLQGELKSKISKLKAEIESPKKAGASRLHPLDHIPREGAGQIVLIGPANSGKSSIVGALSHAPVEIAEWPFATRKPVPGMAAWENVKLQLVDTPSIAEGYCENYVFNIARTGDVVGLVVSLADDDVIAHYEYVVKRVHEGKVRLGGLAKPDDELPTAVEKRTIVAATGCDNPGAATRLELLEEIIGSQAPLVTLSIPQRRGLDHFLETAFKALGLLRVYTKAPGQKPDLRDPVLLPHGGTVAHAARAIHKEIAEKLLHARLWSAENKAMQGVRVPADHTLQEGDVIEFHV; encoded by the coding sequence ATGCCCGCCAATCTTCCGCCGCAGTATGTCAAAATCGAGGAGGAGTACCGCCGCGAGCGCGAACCGAGGCGTCGGCTCGAATTGCTGCAGATGATGCTGCGCGAGATCCCCAAGCACAAGGGGACCGACCATCTGCAAGGCGAGCTGAAGTCGAAGATCTCGAAACTGAAGGCGGAGATCGAATCACCGAAAAAGGCCGGCGCATCGCGTCTGCACCCGCTCGATCACATCCCGCGCGAAGGCGCCGGACAGATCGTGCTGATCGGCCCGGCCAACAGCGGCAAGTCGAGCATCGTCGGCGCGCTGAGCCACGCGCCGGTCGAAATCGCCGAGTGGCCCTTTGCGACGCGCAAGCCGGTCCCCGGTATGGCGGCCTGGGAAAATGTAAAGCTGCAGTTGGTCGACACGCCGTCGATCGCCGAGGGGTACTGCGAGAATTACGTATTCAACATCGCCCGCACCGGCGATGTCGTCGGGTTGGTCGTGTCGCTTGCCGATGATGATGTGATCGCACATTACGAGTACGTGGTCAAACGCGTTCACGAGGGCAAGGTCCGACTCGGCGGGTTGGCAAAACCGGATGACGAGTTGCCCACCGCCGTCGAAAAACGCACGATCGTGGCCGCGACCGGATGCGACAACCCCGGTGCCGCCACCCGATTGGAATTGTTAGAGGAGATCATCGGATCACAAGCGCCGCTCGTCACGCTCTCGATTCCCCAACGGCGCGGGTTGGATCACTTCCTGGAAACCGCATTCAAAGCACTCGGACTTTTGCGCGTATACACGAAGGCGCCCGGCCAGAAGCCCGACTTGCGCGATCCGGTGTTGCTGCCGCACGGCGGCACAGTCGCCCATGCGGCGCGCGCGATTCACAAGGAGATCGCCGAGAAGCTCCTGCACGCGCGGCTCTGGAGCGCTGAAAACAAGGCCATGCAGGGCGTACGCGTCCCCGCCGATCATACCTTACAGGAAGGGGACGTCATCGAGTTTCATGTGTAG
- a CDS encoding tryptophanase: MSSSFRHPLEPFRIKSVEAIPFLSAEQREAALREAGYNLFAIRAEDVTIDLLTDSGTGAMSDRQWSGLMRGDESYSGARNFYRLERAVRDLTGYEHVIPVHQGRAAEHLMFTTMLEKGDIVVSNTHFDTTGANVLYCGATPIDLPHPSCGDLDDPFPFKGNIDLDGLRRAIAHHGDRIKLCVLTITSNTVGGQPVSYENVCAARAILRENRIPLYFDAARFAENAWFVKQREESQNDRSVRAIARAVFDCGDGCLMSAKKDGLSNIGGFLALRDGDLAARIKDLMVVLEGFPTYGGLAGRDLEAIAIGLDEVCDESYLSYRTRQTEWFGQRLIDAGARVVVPIGGHAVFVDAGSLYPHIPSEGFPGQALAVAMYRDGGVRTVEIGSLMFGAADAVSGRDKPRPELVRFALPRRVYTESHLGHVVDTFANVHRRRDTARGFAIEYQSPYLRHFTARLREQTIQQRSPARL; this comes from the coding sequence ATGAGCAGTTCCTTCCGCCATCCGTTGGAGCCGTTCCGGATCAAATCGGTCGAGGCGATTCCGTTTCTGTCGGCGGAACAACGGGAAGCGGCGTTGCGCGAAGCGGGATACAACCTCTTTGCCATCCGCGCCGAGGATGTCACGATCGATCTGCTGACCGATTCGGGCACCGGGGCCATGTCGGACCGGCAGTGGAGCGGGCTGATGCGTGGCGATGAATCGTATTCGGGCGCGCGCAACTTCTATCGTCTCGAGCGCGCCGTGCGCGACCTGACAGGATACGAGCACGTGATCCCGGTGCACCAGGGACGGGCCGCGGAACACCTGATGTTCACGACGATGCTCGAAAAGGGCGACATCGTCGTCTCCAACACGCACTTCGACACCACCGGCGCCAACGTCCTGTACTGCGGCGCCACACCGATCGATCTGCCCCATCCGTCCTGCGGCGACCTCGACGATCCCTTCCCGTTCAAGGGGAACATCGATCTCGACGGTTTGCGACGCGCGATCGCCCATCACGGCGACCGCATCAAACTGTGCGTGTTGACGATCACCAGCAACACCGTCGGCGGGCAGCCGGTGTCGTATGAGAACGTCTGCGCCGCTCGCGCCATCCTCAGAGAAAACCGTATTCCATTGTATTTTGACGCGGCACGCTTCGCCGAGAACGCCTGGTTCGTCAAGCAGCGCGAGGAATCGCAAAACGACCGCAGCGTCCGCGCCATCGCCCGCGCAGTCTTCGACTGCGGCGACGGCTGCCTGATGTCGGCCAAGAAGGACGGTCTGTCGAACATCGGCGGGTTTTTGGCGCTGCGTGACGGCGATCTGGCCGCGCGCATCAAAGACCTCATGGTCGTGCTCGAGGGTTTCCCCACGTACGGCGGTCTGGCGGGACGCGATCTCGAAGCGATCGCGATCGGGCTGGACGAAGTCTGCGACGAATCGTACCTGTCATACCGCACTCGGCAGACCGAATGGTTCGGACAGCGATTGATCGACGCCGGTGCGCGCGTTGTTGTACCGATCGGCGGGCACGCGGTCTTTGTCGATGCCGGATCCTTGTACCCGCACATCCCGTCCGAGGGATTCCCCGGTCAGGCGCTGGCGGTGGCGATGTACCGCGACGGCGGTGTGCGTACGGTGGAAATCGGATCGCTCATGTTTGGAGCCGCCGATGCCGTCTCGGGTCGTGACAAACCCAGGCCGGAATTGGTGCGCTTCGCGCTCCCGCGGCGCGTGTACACCGAGTCGCACCTCGGCCACGTCGTCGATACCTTCGCCAATGTCCATCGCCGCCGCGATACAGCGCGCGGATTCGCCATCGAGTACCAGTCGCCCTACCTGCGCCACTTCACCGCGCGGCTGCGCGAACAGACGATCCAACAACGTTCCCCGGCACGGCTCTGA
- a CDS encoding HNH endonuclease produces MGNGFNGNPLTRPVLVLNQNYEPLSVCTTRRAVVLVYLGKAEIIERLDGRMLKSITSALPVPSIVRLAMYVKRPQKRVVLTRRNIIKRDGHRCQYCGQSRTAMTVDHVIPRNRKGDESWENLVCACIRCNNRKGDRTPDEAGMPLRRLPRRPNHITYIQRFVGLGDHRWKQYLFLD; encoded by the coding sequence ATGGGGAATGGATTTAACGGCAACCCGCTGACCCGTCCCGTACTGGTCCTCAACCAGAACTACGAGCCGCTGTCGGTCTGCACGACGCGTCGCGCCGTGGTCCTGGTGTACCTGGGGAAGGCGGAGATCATCGAGCGTCTGGACGGACGGATGCTCAAGAGTATCACATCCGCGTTGCCGGTGCCGTCGATTGTCCGGCTGGCGATGTATGTTAAGCGTCCGCAAAAGCGGGTCGTCCTGACACGCCGCAACATCATCAAGCGCGATGGGCATCGTTGCCAATACTGCGGCCAGTCGCGCACGGCCATGACGGTCGACCATGTCATTCCCCGCAACCGGAAGGGCGACGAATCCTGGGAAAACCTCGTCTGCGCCTGCATCCGTTGCAACAACCGCAAAGGGGACCGCACCCCCGATGAAGCCGGCATGCCGTTGCGACGGCTCCCGCGACGTCCCAATCACATTACCTACATCCAGCGTTTTGTCGGGCTGGGCGACCATCGCTGGAAACAGTACCTGTTTCTGGATTAG
- a CDS encoding choice-of-anchor B family protein yields MLTRRLRVKFHVLILSVTAVFALPGDVRPIESPGIEYPTDAVARATVEALIEACTPAGSPSLNAIVEPGPIGFDPANSPPHVAPAAMPPCVPQEPGVEAIWEGDPRWMRGNPISGGETFFGSLGKATLWTIGSSVAPDDFVPVEIHFDGDSTYCQVFRVEQNFNSVGVGVFPGTVWDVSDDMNPRRLNVCFAEWNDGGGPNPPPNLRWDPDTTMGAPGFGKWEFLYVMASNYDGTGLTYAGRNILNEDLDVYYGWYPRVEPGHTLLESIPATLTINIFDDFIQFPNARPDSGLIELTWVYCGDGSPTEYRIYRNTSNPPTTQIGSVDGSTFVFVDNGLTNGVTYYYRIDILGPGDVVLGFSGVFAGTPQTISSNCEFVGNWNGRADYGDIWGYVDSVSGKEYALICARGEGASIVDLDLMEEVGFLPILGGGGDAKDIKVYKNYAILLMEYGPLQVHNIANPASPQFVSYIFTYDNRAHNCLVEGNYLYVCGQTSGGMEIFNLSVLPATPALAGQWFSYYYHDMDIRNDTLYAAAIYGDGIDIVNVANKAAPQLIANFDYPGSGAHNCELSADGRYLFVGDEIGTGPWTRVFDVSDPLAASKVFDINLGVPGSIVHNCYVKDGALYIGHYGLGLRIWNVLNPEAPFEIGFYDTNPTSNVGMAGAWSVYPYLPSGRVIVSDMLTGLYVVTFTGSIEPGCVCDCHGDPQCDGITNVFDVVDVVDEAFRNGPSVTDVACPHLSRNDANCDCVVNVFDVVSFVDHAFRNNTDPFCDPCSDPCAGQ; encoded by the coding sequence GTGCTCACACGGCGTCTACGTGTAAAGTTCCATGTGCTGATCCTGTCTGTTACGGCCGTTTTTGCGCTGCCCGGAGACGTACGCCCAATCGAATCCCCCGGCATTGAGTACCCAACCGACGCGGTCGCCCGGGCAACGGTCGAGGCGCTGATCGAAGCCTGCACGCCGGCCGGCTCACCGTCGCTCAATGCGATCGTGGAGCCGGGCCCCATCGGGTTTGATCCGGCCAATTCCCCGCCGCATGTGGCGCCGGCCGCGATGCCGCCCTGTGTGCCGCAGGAGCCGGGAGTCGAGGCGATCTGGGAGGGCGATCCGCGCTGGATGCGCGGCAACCCGATTTCCGGAGGAGAGACCTTTTTCGGCAGTCTGGGGAAAGCCACATTGTGGACCATCGGCTCCAGTGTGGCGCCCGATGACTTCGTTCCCGTTGAGATTCACTTCGACGGCGACTCGACCTACTGCCAGGTCTTCCGCGTCGAGCAGAACTTCAATTCCGTCGGCGTCGGCGTTTTCCCCGGAACCGTGTGGGACGTTTCCGATGACATGAATCCCCGCCGTTTGAATGTCTGTTTCGCCGAATGGAATGACGGCGGCGGCCCCAATCCGCCACCCAATCTCCGTTGGGACCCCGACACCACCATGGGCGCGCCCGGGTTCGGAAAGTGGGAGTTCCTCTATGTGATGGCGTCGAACTACGACGGCACCGGCCTGACCTATGCTGGACGCAACATTCTCAATGAAGATCTCGACGTCTACTACGGCTGGTACCCGCGCGTCGAGCCGGGACATACGCTGCTGGAGTCGATCCCGGCGACGCTCACCATCAACATCTTCGATGACTTCATCCAGTTTCCAAATGCCCGGCCCGACTCCGGACTCATTGAATTGACATGGGTTTACTGCGGCGATGGCTCGCCAACTGAGTACCGCATTTACAGAAACACGTCAAATCCCCCTACGACGCAGATTGGCTCTGTAGACGGGAGTACTTTCGTGTTCGTAGACAACGGACTGACCAACGGCGTGACGTACTACTATCGCATTGATATACTCGGTCCCGGCGATGTGGTGCTGGGTTTCAGCGGTGTTTTCGCCGGCACGCCGCAAACTATTTCGAGCAATTGCGAGTTCGTCGGCAACTGGAACGGGCGCGCCGATTACGGGGACATCTGGGGATATGTCGATTCCGTGTCCGGGAAAGAATACGCACTGATCTGTGCGCGGGGAGAGGGGGCATCGATCGTCGACCTGGACCTGATGGAAGAAGTCGGTTTTCTGCCCATCCTGGGCGGCGGCGGCGATGCCAAGGACATCAAGGTCTACAAGAACTACGCCATTCTGCTGATGGAATACGGCCCGCTGCAGGTCCACAACATCGCCAATCCGGCCTCGCCACAATTCGTCAGCTATATCTTCACGTATGACAACCGTGCGCATAACTGCCTTGTCGAGGGAAACTACCTGTATGTTTGTGGCCAGACTTCCGGGGGAATGGAGATATTCAATCTGTCCGTGTTGCCCGCGACGCCTGCCCTGGCTGGGCAATGGTTCTCCTACTACTACCACGACATGGACATCCGCAATGACACGTTGTACGCGGCTGCGATTTATGGGGATGGGATCGACATTGTCAACGTTGCCAACAAGGCGGCCCCGCAGCTCATCGCGAATTTCGATTACCCCGGCTCGGGCGCTCACAATTGCGAACTGTCCGCCGACGGGCGCTATTTGTTCGTCGGGGATGAAATCGGCACCGGACCCTGGACGCGCGTCTTCGATGTCTCCGATCCATTGGCTGCATCGAAGGTGTTCGACATCAACCTCGGCGTTCCCGGGTCGATCGTGCACAACTGCTATGTGAAAGACGGGGCGCTCTACATCGGCCACTACGGTCTTGGCCTGCGCATCTGGAACGTGCTGAATCCCGAAGCACCGTTCGAGATCGGCTTCTATGACACCAATCCCACCAGCAACGTCGGGATGGCAGGCGCCTGGTCGGTCTATCCGTATCTGCCCTCGGGACGCGTCATCGTATCGGATATGCTCACCGGGCTGTATGTCGTCACATTCACCGGCAGCATCGAACCCGGCTGCGTCTGCGATTGCCACGGCGATCCGCAGTGCGACGGAATTACCAATGTCTTTGACGTCGTGGATGTCGTTGACGAAGCGTTTCGCAACGGCCCCAGCGTGACCGACGTTGCGTGTCCGCATCTCAGCCGCAACGACGCCAACTGCGATTGTGTGGTCAACGTGTTCGATGTCGTCTCGTTCGTGGACCACGCGTTCCGGAACAATACCGACCCATTCTGCGATCCGTGCTCCGACCCGTGCGCCGGGCAGTAA
- a CDS encoding endonuclease V has protein sequence MKTAFIPPQILRHPWNVSVSRAAAIQSALAKYLSLTPHAAPPRIVAGVDAAEDGDNVYVAIVVMDIIKGKIIEIQCAHTREPVAFPKLGGYSAFRLGPTALAAWKRIYHTPDLALFASHGVCHPRRCGLATHLGMRMDVPSIGCARERLVGRYDPPGPKRGDYAVVRYSPQAPAVVLRTRSGVNSLFVSPGHRIDLLGSIDTVLRCCTTHRLPEPLRRAHIEAGRYMRMRKSGVTAPADTAE, from the coding sequence ATGAAGACCGCCTTCATACCGCCGCAGATCCTCAGGCATCCGTGGAATGTATCGGTGTCACGGGCGGCCGCCATTCAAAGCGCGCTCGCGAAGTACCTGAGTCTGACACCGCACGCCGCGCCGCCGCGCATTGTCGCTGGCGTCGATGCGGCCGAAGACGGCGACAACGTGTACGTGGCCATCGTCGTCATGGACATCATCAAGGGCAAAATCATCGAGATTCAATGCGCCCACACGCGCGAACCGGTCGCCTTCCCCAAACTCGGCGGATATTCGGCGTTTCGACTCGGCCCGACCGCACTGGCGGCCTGGAAGCGTATTTACCACACTCCGGATCTCGCGCTCTTTGCCAGTCACGGCGTCTGCCATCCGCGACGCTGCGGTTTGGCCACGCACCTGGGAATGCGCATGGATGTGCCGTCGATCGGCTGCGCGCGGGAACGACTCGTAGGGCGCTATGATCCGCCGGGTCCGAAGCGCGGCGACTATGCGGTCGTCCGCTACTCGCCGCAAGCTCCGGCCGTGGTGCTGCGGACGAGGTCGGGGGTCAATTCGCTATTCGTATCGCCCGGTCATCGCATCGATCTGTTGGGGAGCATCGACACGGTGCTGCGCTGCTGCACGACGCACCGGCTGCCGGAGCCGCTGCGCCGCGCTCATATCGAGGCGGGGCGGTATATGCGGATGCGGAAATCCGGCGTGACCGCCCCCGCAGATACTGCGGAATGA
- a CDS encoding asparaginase: MRETSANAPAPVAVEVVRGDTVESRHHAAVAVVDHRGRLVAALGDPDWVTYTRSSLKPFQALPTVRHDVCGRFGLSSRHVAVMCGSHSGEECHLQAVGDILAATGHQVSDLQCGAHVPYWLRGTGEAVPPVSSFTALHNNCSGKHAGMLALASLLGAPHKDYLDPNSPVQRAIRQTIADFCKVSPDQLARGTDGCSAPNYALPLRALAFGYARLAHAAAAGGSSGPHDAAAATLIDAMRSHPELVSGTGRLDLRLAQATRGRAITKVGGEAVMGIAVPERALGIAIKITDGGERAMGPTAVAVLRQLGMLDTAADQELQTIAEPRITNHRGIVVGSIRAVVALTVF; encoded by the coding sequence ATGCGTGAGACATCAGCCAATGCGCCCGCGCCCGTCGCGGTCGAGGTCGTGCGCGGCGATACGGTCGAGAGCCGCCATCACGCCGCCGTCGCGGTCGTCGATCACCGTGGGCGATTGGTCGCCGCGTTGGGCGATCCCGATTGGGTCACATATACGCGGTCGTCGCTGAAGCCCTTTCAGGCGCTCCCGACCGTTCGACATGACGTCTGCGGACGCTTCGGGCTTTCGTCCCGCCACGTCGCGGTGATGTGTGGCTCGCACTCCGGCGAGGAGTGTCATCTTCAGGCGGTCGGTGACATCCTGGCGGCGACCGGCCATCAGGTGTCGGACCTGCAATGCGGCGCCCACGTTCCGTACTGGCTTCGCGGGACCGGCGAGGCGGTTCCGCCGGTATCGAGTTTCACCGCATTGCACAACAATTGCTCCGGAAAACACGCCGGTATGCTGGCGTTGGCGTCGCTGCTTGGCGCACCGCATAAGGATTATCTCGATCCGAATTCGCCGGTCCAGCGAGCGATACGTCAGACGATAGCGGACTTCTGTAAGGTATCACCCGATCAGCTCGCACGCGGAACGGACGGGTGTTCGGCGCCAAACTACGCCTTGCCGCTGCGGGCACTCGCCTTCGGGTATGCGCGCCTGGCGCACGCTGCCGCCGCCGGGGGATCGTCGGGTCCCCACGACGCCGCGGCCGCCACTCTCATCGACGCCATGCGGTCCCATCCCGAATTGGTGTCGGGCACCGGACGTCTGGACCTGCGTCTGGCGCAGGCGACACGCGGACGGGCCATCACCAAGGTCGGGGGAGAGGCGGTCATGGGAATCGCCGTACCCGAGCGTGCTCTGGGAATCGCGATCAAGATCACCGACGGCGGCGAACGAGCGATGGGTCCGACGGCCGTTGCCGTGCTCAGACAGCTCGGCATGCTCGACACAGCAGCCGACCAGGAACTGCAGACGATCGCCGAACCGCGAATCACCAACCATCGCGGCATTGTGGTCGGTTCGATTCGCGCGGTCGTTGCGCTGACAGTTTTCTGA
- a CDS encoding DUF554 domain-containing protein, translated as MLGTLVNTATVIAGSLVGLFIGDRLPATIKRSVMTALGLVTLWIGIQSVVKGTRPFLIIGALVVGGIIGELIGIERALERFAGWLQRRLKVGTASGFVRGFVTASVLFCVGPMTVVGSIEDGISGDATLLLTKSVMDGFAAIALSATTGIGVIFAAVTVLVLQGGLTLMGGMLAALTAPGALDQFSAVGGLMILGLGIRMLEIKDIPVANYLPALVLIAVATALFP; from the coding sequence ATGCTGGGTACTCTGGTCAACACCGCAACCGTGATCGCCGGTTCGCTGGTGGGCCTGTTCATCGGCGACCGACTCCCGGCGACGATCAAGCGCTCGGTGATGACGGCGCTGGGGCTGGTAACGTTGTGGATCGGAATTCAGTCGGTCGTCAAGGGAACACGCCCGTTTTTGATCATCGGCGCGCTCGTCGTCGGGGGCATCATCGGCGAATTGATCGGTATCGAGCGAGCGCTGGAGCGCTTCGCCGGCTGGCTGCAGCGACGGCTGAAGGTCGGCACGGCGTCCGGATTCGTGCGGGGGTTCGTCACTGCGTCCGTGCTCTTTTGCGTCGGACCGATGACCGTGGTCGGCTCGATTGAAGACGGCATCTCCGGCGATGCCACGCTGCTGCTCACAAAATCGGTGATGGATGGCTTCGCGGCGATTGCGCTGTCGGCGACCACAGGGATCGGCGTGATCTTTGCCGCCGTCACCGTGTTGGTGCTGCAGGGCGGACTGACGCTGATGGGGGGAATGCTCGCCGCGCTGACGGCACCCGGAGCGCTCGATCAGTTCTCAGCCGTCGGCGGCCTGATGATTCTCGGTCTGGGCATTCGCATGCTGGAGATCAAGGACATCCCGGTGGCCAACTACCTGCCGGCGTTGGTTCTCATCGCCGTGGCCACGGCATTGTTCCCGTAG
- a CDS encoding DUF5668 domain-containing protein → MSKDKHSGRGTLTGGIIMVGTGLVFLLSNWGLLPGMRHSWPLILIIVGVALLAGAYRDNLRRPTSLDSPTQTNTTPTDQPT, encoded by the coding sequence ATGAGCAAGGATAAGCACAGCGGACGCGGAACCCTGACTGGTGGGATTATCATGGTTGGGACCGGCTTGGTCTTCCTGCTGAGTAACTGGGGGCTCCTGCCCGGGATGCGTCACTCCTGGCCGTTGATCTTAATCATCGTGGGCGTGGCGCTCCTGGCGGGCGCGTACCGTGACAACCTGCGCCGCCCGACCTCGCTTGATTCCCCGACACAGACCAACACCACCCCGACCGACCAGCCCACTTGA
- a CDS encoding GNAT family N-acetyltransferase — protein sequence MATTTERPKRTIRKRTDETQRQAAPPAAATATTRIELLRSEDLLAAAQLMHRTVDDIRRTAGLEPLDFEVKSTPPLLQHIYEQDPELSWGAYDGETLVGFATSHIRDHQWHVAYQFVETAHQNRGIGGELLRTGLGVARERGAMITSQCTFTYNPKAIALYTRLGLFPRKNLILLEGPRCSEMKCPDPPRSIEPSVIDSTSLLNELNHMDREVRGINRSVDHCYWLADEDYTGYVFRANNSLVGYAYISRKGFIAPALAIRDIYLVEIVNHCLHLLKAQYDVTPRIWLNGKNFASLTMLLNHGFRIKEIALLMTNRMFCDMRRYIPASLAVF from the coding sequence ATGGCAACGACAACCGAACGACCGAAACGCACGATCCGCAAGCGCACCGATGAGACTCAGCGTCAGGCCGCGCCCCCGGCGGCGGCGACTGCCACGACGCGCATCGAATTGCTGCGATCCGAAGACCTGCTGGCCGCCGCGCAGTTGATGCATCGCACCGTCGATGACATCCGGCGCACCGCCGGTCTGGAGCCGCTCGACTTCGAAGTGAAGTCCACCCCTCCCCTGCTGCAGCACATTTACGAACAGGACCCCGAATTGTCGTGGGGCGCATACGACGGCGAGACGCTGGTGGGATTCGCCACGTCGCACATCCGTGATCACCAGTGGCACGTTGCCTATCAGTTCGTCGAGACCGCCCATCAGAATCGCGGCATCGGCGGCGAGTTGCTGCGCACCGGGCTGGGTGTCGCCCGCGAACGCGGCGCGATGATCACATCGCAGTGCACCTTCACGTACAATCCCAAGGCGATCGCGCTCTACACGCGTCTCGGACTGTTCCCGCGCAAGAATCTGATCCTGCTGGAGGGTCCCCGTTGTTCGGAAATGAAGTGCCCCGATCCGCCGCGCAGCATCGAACCGTCGGTCATCGATTCGACGTCGCTGTTAAATGAACTCAATCACATGGACCGGGAAGTGCGCGGCATCAACCGGTCGGTCGACCACTGCTACTGGCTGGCGGACGAGGACTACACGGGCTACGTCTTTCGGGCCAACAATTCCCTCGTCGGCTATGCCTACATCTCCCGAAAAGGGTTTATCGCGCCCGCACTGGCGATCCGCGACATCTACCTCGTGGAGATCGTCAATCATTGCCTGCATCTGCTCAAAGCGCAGTATGACGTGACGCCGCGCATTTGGCTGAACGGAAAAAATTTCGCCTCCCTGACGATGCTCCTCAATCACGGCTTTCGCATCAAAGAAATCGCGCTCTTGATGACCAACCGCATGTTCTGCGACATGCGCCGATACATTCCCGCATCGCTGGCCGTGTTTTAG
- a CDS encoding acetyl ornithine aminotransferase family protein, with protein sequence MSDRPMIKTALPGPKSKKKIKFDETYVSPSYTRAHPTVLDHADGPWIWDIDGNKFLDFHSGIGVCSTGNTHPKVVEAIIRQTRRAVHISSADFYHELVGQLAKRLSDVAPGPQPRRTFFTNSGTESVEAALKLARYKRRRPRMIAFMGAFHGRTMGALSLTCSKSTQRKGFAPLLPEVTHAPYPYCYRCPLNLEHSTCGLACLKFLEDEILTRVAPAEEVAAIIIEPIQGEGGYIVPPDDYFPALAALAKKHDIYLIVDEVQSGMGKTGKMFAIEHFGVSPQILTTAKALASGVPLGACIADRDVMDWPPGAHSTTFGGNPLGCASALATIDLLEGGLIANAAKQGKFVMAELKKLQKRHPSMGDVRGLGLMIGIEFVKDRASKKPAPEMADEVMMRAFEKGLMLLTCGPNGIRLVPPLIIERQHCQVALEILDEVIGKAEKKFKIG encoded by the coding sequence ATGAGTGATCGTCCGATGATTAAAACCGCGTTGCCCGGTCCCAAGAGCAAAAAGAAAATCAAGTTCGATGAGACCTATGTGTCGCCGTCGTACACCCGCGCCCATCCGACTGTGTTGGACCATGCCGACGGCCCGTGGATCTGGGACATCGACGGCAACAAGTTTCTCGACTTCCATTCCGGAATCGGCGTCTGCTCGACCGGCAACACTCACCCGAAGGTCGTCGAAGCCATCATCCGCCAGACACGCAGAGCCGTGCACATCTCATCGGCGGACTTTTATCATGAGCTGGTCGGGCAATTGGCCAAGCGCTTAAGCGATGTCGCACCGGGACCGCAGCCGCGCCGCACGTTCTTCACCAATTCAGGCACCGAGTCGGTCGAGGCGGCGCTGAAGCTGGCCCGCTACAAGAGACGCCGTCCGCGCATGATCGCGTTCATGGGCGCTTTTCACGGACGGACAATGGGCGCGCTGTCCCTGACCTGCTCGAAGAGCACGCAGCGGAAAGGGTTTGCGCCGCTGCTGCCGGAGGTGACGCACGCGCCGTACCCGTACTGCTACCGCTGCCCGCTAAATTTGGAGCACTCCACCTGCGGTCTGGCCTGCCTGAAGTTTCTGGAGGATGAGATCCTCACGCGCGTCGCCCCGGCCGAAGAAGTCGCCGCGATCATCATCGAGCCGATTCAGGGCGAAGGCGGGTACATCGTGCCCCCTGACGACTATTTTCCGGCCCTAGCGGCGCTGGCGAAGAAACACGACATCTATTTGATCGTCGACGAAGTGCAGTCGGGAATGGGCAAAACCGGCAAGATGTTTGCCATCGAGCATTTCGGCGTTTCGCCGCAAATTCTCACGACTGCCAAAGCGCTGGCATCCGGTGTACCGCTCGGCGCCTGCATTGCCGACCGCGATGTAATGGACTGGCCGCCGGGCGCCCATTCGACCACATTCGGCGGCAACCCGCTGGGGTGTGCCTCCGCGCTGGCGACCATCGATCTGTTGGAGGGCGGTCTGATTGCCAATGCGGCGAAGCAGGGTAAGTTTGTCATGGCGGAACTCAAGAAGCTGCAGAAGCGCCACCCGTCGATGGGCGATGTGCGCGGACTGGGACTGATGATCGGCATCGAGTTCGTCAAAGACCGCGCCAGCAAAAAGCCCGCGCCGGAAATGGCCGATGAGGTCATGATGCGCGCCTTCGAGAAGGGGCTGATGCTGCTGACATGCGGGCCCAACGGGATCCGCCTCGTGCCGCCGCTCATCATCGAGCGTCAGCACTGCCAGGTGGCGCTCGAAATTCTCGACGAAGTCATCGGCAAGGCCGAAAAGAAGTTCAAGATCGGATAG